A part of Oncorhynchus masou masou isolate Uvic2021 chromosome 21, UVic_Omas_1.1, whole genome shotgun sequence genomic DNA contains:
- the LOC135507422 gene encoding antimicrobial peptide NK-lysin-like, whose product MKTSLFLLALNLLACSVWEIHGQCQEVDLDDQEVLEAKPEKRMEQQLKGTCWACKWALNKVKKSITTSSSPEELKQTLLSVCNDIGFLKSVCKGLVKKHLWVLIEEVSTSDDVRTICVNIKACKPKEVLDLSY is encoded by the exons ATGAAGACATCTCTGTTCCTCCTTGCCCTCAATCTGCTGGCTTGTTCAG TTTGGGAAATCCATGGGCAATGCCAAGAGGTTGACCTTGATGACCAGGAAGTACTGGAAGCAAAGCCGGAAAAGCGCATG GAGCAACAGCTAAAGGGGACCTGCTGGGCGTGTAAGTGGGCACTGAACAAAGTGAAGAAATCCATCACCACTTCCTCTAGCCCG GAGGAGCTAAAGCAGACGCTATTGTCCGTTTGCAATGATATTGGCTTCCTAAAATCTGTGTGTAAAGGCCTGGTGAAAAAACACTTGTGGGTGCTGATTGAGGAGGTTAGCACAAGCGATGATGTGAGGACCATCTGTGTTAACATTAAGGCCTGCAA ACCAAAGGAAGTTTTGGACCTGAGCTACTGA